The nucleotide window TCTCCGGTAGAAGATATACCAAGTGCTCCTAACCATTGTAAAGAACCTCCTTCATTAAAACAACCAACAACACATAAATCACCAATGGAACTTTGAGCAATAGAAAATGCCTCATCATTACCATTTTCTTCACTATTATATTCAACAATCCACCTCTGCTCGCCATTAGTTGTTAAACTTACCACTAATACATCTTTTCCCCTACCAGTATTTGTCGTATAACCACAAACATAAAGATTACCATCAATACCGTAAATTATTGAGTTAGCGCCATCATCACTATTGGCAGTTCCATTATAACGATAAATCCAACGTTCTTCGCCATCCGAAGTTAAACTAATAACAATGAAATCACCGTCGCTACCAGCAATATAAAGATTACCTTGATTATCTTGGACAATTGCCTTAGCGAAATCATTACCATTTTGTGGTCCATTATACCGATAAACCCACCTTTCTACCTGAGAAAAACCAAGACTTAAAAAGAAGACTAACAAAATAAAAATCTTTGCTCTCATCTTCTCCTCCTTTTTAACTTTTATTATATTCTATACCTATAAAAATTTTTTATCAATAATTAAACAATGTATTTTGCGATACTAATTTTTAAAAAGGAAAATTTGTAATTTAAAGTTTTATTACCTTAATAATTCTTTCTTTTTGATTTTTACCCAATTTTATTATATAAACCCCTCTCTTTATTCTCTTTAAAGAAATTTTATCTTTTTTCTCTTTCAATACCAATTTACCCGAAATATCATAAATCTCAATTTCAACATTTGTTTTTAAATCTAAAAATGATTTTGTGATATTAGAAAATGCCTTTATCTTTTTATTTTTAAGATTATCCTCGTTTAAAGATAGGACAATTGTGTCGCGGATAACATAGAGGGAAGAATCCCCAAAATCACATATATAAATTTGATGGGTCTTTGGATTTCCTGTCATTCCATACCTATAATAGCCATGCCTTCCAAATCTTAATTGAGAAATTATTGAATCATTACTGCAATCTAATATATAAAGAATATTATAACTACTATAATTTTCGTAATAAGTAGCCCCAAAATATAATCGGTTGCTCCATTCAGCAAGATACATATTAAAAAAATCATCGTCAGAAACTAGAATGGCTTTAATTATGGAGTCCCTTTTACAATCAATTACTTTTATACAATAATATGATTCTAAACTGCTAGGCCAATAGATTTTATTTTCCTTTTTATTAAAAATAATTGGAATTTTGTTGTCTAAATCTAAAGTGTCAAATATTTTGATTAATGTATCTCCTTTTGTACATATTACTGCTGATTTTATCCCTCCTCCTAACCAATAAGGTCCTACATATAATTTTCTGTTAAAAGGATTATAACAAGCATTGCCTGGGATTAATGGAACAGATATCGTTTTAATCAGCGAATCATTCTCACAATCTATAACTCCCACAACATTAGCATATGCACATCCGCAATAAACTTTGTTGCCAACCGAATCCCACACCGTAAAATGAGAAAACCAGTATTGGGGATGGTTTATTATTTTAATTAATGAATCACGTTCACAGTCTATTACACCGATATTCATTCCATCAGTCACATAAATCTTATCATTTTTTGAATTATAACACCTTCCCCATGGCCAATAGGCATCAAATCTAATCCATTTTATTATTGAATCTTTTTCCACGTCAATAACTGCCATACTTTCCGGAGCAGGACTAAAGCTACAATATAATTTATTATTTTTTGGATTATATATTCCATAGGCTTTACCATCATAATCAGCAGGAATAGGTATAACCTTTTTTAT belongs to candidate division WOR-3 bacterium and includes:
- a CDS encoding T9SS type A sorting domain-containing protein, producing the protein MDCSTYQIKKVIPIPADYDGKAYGIYNPKNNKLYCSFSPAPESMAVIDVEKDSIIKWIRFDAYWPWGRCYNSKNDKIYVTDGMNIGVIDCERDSLIKIINHPQYWFSHFTVWDSVGNKVYCGCAYANVVGVIDCENDSLIKTISVPLIPGNACYNPFNRKLYVGPYWLGGGIKSAVICTKGDTLIKIFDTLDLDNKIPIIFNKKENKIYWPSSLESYYCIKVIDCKRDSIIKAILVSDDDFFNMYLAEWSNRLYFGATYYENYSSYNILYILDCSNDSIISQLRFGRHGYYRYGMTGNPKTHQIYICDFGDSSLYVIRDTIVLSLNEDNLKNKKIKAFSNITKSFLDLKTNVEIEIYDISGKLVLKEKKDKISLKRIKRGVYIIKLGKNQKERIIKVIKL